The Sulfurimonas sp. genome includes a region encoding these proteins:
- the grpE gene encoding nucleotide exchange factor GrpE has translation MSKEEIKEEEIQQESQENEETSEELEASEDAPMSELEAVQKELAELKDTYARVHADFENIKKRLEREKYTAVEYANEKFAKDMIPVMDALDGAMKSVESDADKAELFDKLKEGIELTHKQFLTQLEKHGVTIVAHDEPFDPNIHNAIQSMDSDEVESGQIVQTFQTGYKYKNRPLREAMVVVAN, from the coding sequence ATGTCTAAAGAAGAAATAAAAGAAGAAGAGATTCAACAAGAATCTCAAGAAAATGAAGAAACATCTGAAGAGCTAGAGGCTTCTGAAGATGCTCCAATGAGTGAACTTGAAGCTGTTCAAAAAGAACTAGCAGAACTTAAAGACACTTATGCACGTGTTCATGCCGATTTTGAAAATATCAAAAAAAGACTTGAGCGTGAAAAATATACAGCTGTGGAATATGCAAACGAAAAATTTGCAAAAGATATGATTCCTGTTATGGATGCACTTGACGGTGCTATGAAATCAGTTGAGAGCGATGCCGATAAAGCTGAACTTTTTGATAAATTAAAAGAGGGTATCGAGTTAACACATAAACAATTTTTGACTCAACTTGAAAAACATGGTGTGACAATTGTTGCTCATGATGAACCGTTTGATCCTAACATCCATAATGCAATCCAGAGTATGGATTCTGATGAAGTTGAAAGTGGACAAATTGTTCAAACTTTCCAAACAGGTTACAAGTATAAAAATCGTCCGCTTCGTGAAGCGATGGTTGTAGTAGCAAATTAA
- the dnaK gene encoding molecular chaperone DnaK, with protein MSKVIGIDLGTTNSCVAVYEGGEAKVIPNAEGKNTTPSVVAFTDKGETLVGDPAKRQAITNPEKTITSIKRIMGLMMNEENAKEAHDKVTYNIVDKDGMAAVDVAGTVYTPQEISAKILSKLKEDAENYIGSTVTDAVITVPAYFNDAQRKATKDAGTIAGLNVLRIINEPTASALAYGLESKSEENVLVYDLGGGTFDVTTLEISDGTFEVLSTDGNAFLGGDDFDNKIVDFLNAEFKNSHGIELKNDKMALQRLKDAAENAKKELSSSTETEINLPFITMTEAGPQHLVVKLTRAKFEGMIASLIDETISHIKTAMSEADLSNDEIKEIIMVGGSTRVPAAQEAVSKFFGGKKLNKGVNPDEVVAAGAAIQGGVLRGDVKDVLLLDVTPLSLGIETLGGVATKIIEKGTTIPVKKSQVFSTAEDNQPAVSISVVQGEREFAKDNKSLGLFELGDIPAAPRGVPQIEVTFDIDANGILTVSSTDKGTGKSQSITISGSSGLSEEEINKMVQDAEENKAADEERKALVDLKNQADALIAQVEKTMTDMGDKVDAEEKAKIETAITELKDVLKDENATKEQIEEKVKALTEASHKVTEEMYKQQAGGEQAQGAADQAKKKDDDDVIDAEIE; from the coding sequence ATGAGTAAAGTAATAGGTATAGATTTAGGAACAACAAACTCTTGTGTAGCTGTTTATGAAGGTGGTGAAGCTAAAGTTATCCCAAATGCAGAGGGTAAAAACACAACTCCTTCAGTTGTAGCATTTACAGATAAAGGTGAAACACTAGTTGGTGATCCTGCAAAACGTCAAGCTATCACAAACCCTGAGAAGACTATCACTTCTATTAAAAGAATTATGGGTCTTATGATGAATGAGGAAAATGCTAAAGAGGCACATGATAAAGTAACATACAACATCGTAGATAAAGACGGTATGGCTGCAGTTGACGTTGCTGGTACAGTTTACACTCCTCAAGAGATCTCGGCTAAAATTCTTTCTAAACTAAAAGAAGATGCTGAAAACTATATCGGTTCAACTGTAACTGATGCAGTTATTACAGTTCCTGCATATTTCAATGATGCACAACGTAAAGCTACTAAAGATGCAGGTACTATCGCTGGTCTTAACGTACTACGTATTATCAATGAGCCAACTGCATCTGCACTAGCTTATGGTTTAGAATCTAAAAGTGAAGAAAACGTATTAGTATACGACCTTGGTGGTGGTACATTCGACGTTACAACATTAGAGATCTCTGATGGAACTTTTGAAGTTCTTTCAACTGATGGTAACGCATTCCTAGGTGGTGACGACTTCGATAATAAAATCGTTGACTTCTTAAATGCTGAGTTCAAAAACTCTCACGGTATTGAGCTTAAAAATGACAAAATGGCACTTCAACGTCTAAAAGACGCTGCTGAAAATGCTAAAAAAGAGTTAAGTTCTTCTACTGAAACTGAGATCAACTTACCGTTTATCACTATGACAGAAGCTGGTCCACAACACTTAGTTGTAAAACTAACTCGTGCTAAGTTTGAAGGTATGATTGCATCTTTAATTGATGAGACTATCTCTCATATTAAAACTGCTATGAGTGAAGCTGATCTAAGTAACGATGAGATCAAAGAGATCATCATGGTTGGTGGTTCTACTCGTGTACCTGCTGCTCAAGAAGCTGTATCTAAATTCTTCGGTGGTAAAAAACTTAACAAAGGTGTAAACCCTGACGAAGTTGTTGCTGCTGGTGCTGCTATTCAAGGTGGTGTTTTACGTGGTGATGTTAAAGACGTTCTTTTACTAGACGTTACTCCATTATCACTTGGTATTGAGACTTTAGGTGGTGTTGCTACTAAAATTATTGAAAAAGGTACAACTATCCCAGTTAAAAAATCTCAAGTTTTCTCAACTGCTGAAGACAACCAACCAGCTGTTTCAATCTCAGTTGTTCAAGGTGAGCGTGAGTTTGCAAAAGACAATAAATCATTAGGTTTATTTGAACTTGGTGATATCCCTGCAGCTCCACGTGGTGTTCCACAGATCGAAGTTACATTTGATATCGATGCAAATGGTATCTTAACTGTAAGTTCAACTGATAAAGGTACTGGAAAATCTCAGTCTATCACAATCAGCGGTTCATCTGGATTAAGTGAAGAAGAGATCAACAAAATGGTTCAAGATGCAGAAGAGAATAAAGCTGCTGATGAAGAGAGAAAAGCATTAGTTGATCTTAAAAACCAAGCAGATGCACTTATCGCTCAAGTTGAAAAAACTATGACTGATATGGGTGACAAAGTTGATGCTGAAGAGAAAGCTAAAATTGAGACTGCAATAACTGAACTTAAAGATGTTCTAAAAGATGAAAATGCTACTAAAGAGCAAATCGAAGAGAAAGTTAAAGCACTTACAGAAGCTAGCCACAAAGTAACTGAAGAGATGTACAAACAACAAGCTGGTGGTGAGCAAGCTCAAGGTGCTGCTGATCAAGCTAAAAAGAAAGATGACGATGATGTTATCGACGCTGAGATAGAGTAA
- a CDS encoding HD-GYP domain-containing protein produces MKNENYKILIVDDVQQNVLIVKSMLEKEGFRTEYVHDGISALKLVEKEKFDLILLDVMMPKINGIDTCRYLKIEPNTASIPVIFITGSDDKESLKIAYDAGGVDYIKKPFFKEELIARVKTHLKLKDYEKNLEQKVVQKTKESMETQVKLMYTLGGIAEGHSIETQKHVRRVGEFAYKLGLLYGLKKYEAIRLKHAAYMHDIGKLSISDSILHKNGILNKKERKEMNKHAKAGADMLGKSELPLFKTASIVCEQHHEKYDGTGYPHGLKASDIHIYGRIVAIADVFDALLFRRSYKESWHIQKVLDHLKDMRGKHFDPKLIDLFFNNLEDFLEIYQIELEKVNLKRKKKFFGLF; encoded by the coding sequence ATGAAAAACGAAAATTATAAAATTTTAATTGTTGATGATGTGCAGCAAAATGTTTTAATAGTTAAATCTATGCTTGAAAAAGAGGGGTTTAGAACAGAATATGTACATGATGGTATAAGTGCATTAAAACTGGTGGAAAAAGAAAAGTTTGATCTGATACTTTTAGATGTCATGATGCCTAAGATAAATGGTATAGATACATGCAGATATTTAAAAATAGAACCTAACACTGCTTCTATTCCCGTCATATTTATCACAGGAAGTGACGATAAAGAAAGTTTAAAAATAGCCTACGATGCAGGTGGTGTGGATTATATAAAAAAGCCTTTTTTTAAAGAAGAACTCATTGCCAGAGTAAAAACACATTTAAAACTAAAAGATTATGAAAAAAATCTTGAACAAAAAGTTGTGCAAAAAACAAAAGAGAGTATGGAAACTCAGGTAAAGCTTATGTATACGCTTGGTGGAATTGCCGAGGGGCATTCAATTGAAACACAAAAACATGTAAGAAGAGTCGGTGAATTTGCATACAAACTTGGACTATTATACGGTCTAAAAAAGTATGAAGCTATAAGATTAAAACATGCTGCTTATATGCATGACATAGGTAAGCTGAGCATTAGTGATTCAATACTTCATAAAAATGGCATCTTAAATAAAAAAGAACGCAAAGAGATGAACAAGCATGCAAAAGCTGGTGCTGATATGCTTGGAAAAAGTGAACTTCCTTTATTTAAAACAGCATCTATTGTATGTGAGCAGCATCATGAAAAATATGATGGAACAGGATATCCTCATGGTTTAAAAGCTAGTGATATACATATATACGGTCGTATTGTAGCTATTGCAGATGTATTTGATGCACTATTATTTAGACGCTCTTACAAAGAGAGTTGGCATATACAAAAAGTTTTAGATCATTTAAAGGATATGAGAGGGAAACATTTTGATCCTAAATTGATTGATCTGTTTTTTAATAATTTGGAAGATTTTTTGGAAATTTATCAGATTGAATTGGAAAAAGTAAATTTAAAAAGGAAAAAGAAGTTTTTTGGATTGTTTTAA
- a CDS encoding cytochrome-c peroxidase, translating to MKILALTVVSASLLMASPLAKQATDAGLKPIPNDKNELQKLIDNPKNPITAMKVELGKKLYFDPRLSKSNLISCNTCHNLATGGTDGVSAAIGHKWTANPHHLNSPTVYNAVFFSAQFWDGRDPDLEKQAQGPIQAHPEMAATKEHVVNTVTSMPQYVGEFKAAYGDDVKIDFEKVTDTIATFERTLVTPSRFDAFLNGNASALSQAEKDGLKTFIDKGCTTCHNGVGIGQDMNAFEVTAQYKHRNLGDFKGDANGMVKVPTLRNIVETAPYFHNGAIWDLKEAVIEMGRIQLGLDITDAEAESIVTFLKSLTGKKPNVLYPELPARTASTPKPSAD from the coding sequence ATGAAAATATTAGCTTTAACAGTTGTTAGTGCATCACTTTTAATGGCCTCTCCATTAGCTAAACAAGCTACAGATGCTGGTTTAAAACCAATCCCTAATGATAAAAATGAGTTACAAAAGCTTATTGATAATCCAAAAAATCCAATCACTGCTATGAAAGTTGAACTTGGTAAAAAACTATATTTCGATCCTCGTTTATCAAAAAGTAATCTAATCAGCTGTAACACATGTCATAACCTTGCAACGGGTGGAACTGATGGTGTAAGTGCTGCAATTGGTCATAAATGGACAGCTAATCCTCATCACCTAAACTCTCCAACTGTTTACAATGCAGTATTTTTCTCTGCACAGTTCTGGGATGGTCGTGATCCTGACTTAGAAAAACAAGCGCAGGGACCTATCCAGGCTCATCCGGAAATGGCAGCTACAAAAGAGCATGTTGTAAATACAGTTACATCTATGCCTCAATATGTAGGTGAATTCAAAGCAGCTTACGGTGATGATGTAAAAATCGACTTTGAAAAAGTAACTGACACTATCGCTACGTTTGAGCGTACACTTGTTACTCCATCAAGATTTGATGCATTTTTAAACGGTAATGCATCGGCACTAAGTCAAGCTGAAAAAGATGGTCTTAAGACATTTATTGACAAAGGTTGTACAACTTGTCACAACGGTGTAGGAATCGGACAAGATATGAATGCTTTTGAAGTTACTGCACAATACAAACACCGTAACCTAGGTGATTTTAAAGGTGATGCAAACGGCATGGTAAAAGTACCTACTTTAAGAAACATCGTAGAAACAGCTCCATATTTTCATAACGGTGCTATCTGGGATCTAAAAGAAGCGGTAATTGAGATGGGTAGAATCCAACTTGGATTAGACATTACTGATGCTGAGGCAGAATCAATTGTAACTTTCTTAAAATCTTTAACTGGTAAAAAACCAAACGTTTTATACCCTGAGCTTCCAGCACGTACTGCAAGCACTCCTAAACCAAGCGCTGACTAA
- the folP gene encoding dihydropteroate synthase, whose amino-acid sequence MHLEKLNSNTNIKKLLSEIGVDSGGVNILSAKSQMNIIYIKDLHVGAANILKQDALSAGADLAVPRGTVLAKTPTVDCLLIATTRQLQTLAKKELAQPFGLKELAKKLSDIININKPKNVEIMGVINANDDSFFKSSRFSESDALSRIEKMIEDGASSIDIGAVSSAPNSKVVSVEEELSRIEGIYKLIYEHKLYERVKFSADTYEPEVVKRALDSGFKIINDITGLANDEVCRLVAGYDAQAIIMHMQGNPQTMQANPVYDDLLDEVYNFFQERIEKAQSFGVKDIVLDVGIGFGKTLQHNISLIKNLGHFLSLDKPLLVGASRKSMIDKIYPCEIAERLPGTLEIHMESVRNGAEVIRVHDVKEHAQALAVHKALNA is encoded by the coding sequence ATGCATCTTGAGAAACTAAACAGTAATACGAATATAAAAAAACTACTTAGCGAAATAGGTGTTGATTCAGGCGGTGTAAATATATTATCTGCAAAATCACAAATGAATATCATATATATAAAAGATCTTCATGTCGGTGCTGCAAATATATTAAAACAAGATGCTCTAAGTGCAGGGGCTGATCTAGCAGTACCTCGTGGTACTGTTCTAGCAAAAACACCAACAGTTGATTGTCTGCTAATAGCAACAACAAGACAGCTGCAAACACTGGCAAAAAAAGAGTTGGCTCAACCGTTTGGTTTAAAAGAATTGGCAAAAAAATTATCGGATATTATTAATATTAATAAGCCAAAAAATGTAGAGATAATGGGTGTTATCAATGCAAATGATGACAGCTTTTTTAAAAGCAGCCGTTTTAGTGAAAGTGATGCACTTAGTAGAATTGAGAAGATGATAGAAGACGGTGCTTCAAGTATAGATATAGGTGCTGTTAGTTCTGCACCGAATTCTAAGGTAGTAAGTGTAGAAGAGGAACTATCTCGAATAGAAGGAATCTATAAACTCATATATGAGCATAAACTCTATGAACGTGTAAAGTTCAGTGCGGACACTTATGAGCCTGAAGTTGTAAAAAGAGCTTTAGATTCTGGGTTTAAAATAATCAATGATATTACAGGCCTTGCAAATGATGAGGTATGTAGACTTGTTGCTGGTTATGATGCTCAGGCTATAATTATGCATATGCAAGGCAATCCTCAAACTATGCAGGCAAATCCTGTATACGATGATCTTCTAGATGAAGTGTATAATTTTTTCCAAGAGAGAATAGAAAAAGCACAGAGCTTTGGAGTAAAAGATATAGTTTTAGATGTAGGGATAGGTTTTGGAAAAACATTACAGCACAACATATCTTTGATTAAAAACCTCGGTCACTTTTTGAGTTTAGATAAGCCATTGCTAGTTGGAGCTTCAAGAAAATCTATGATCGATAAGATATACCCTTGTGAAATAGCAGAGCGTTTACCTGGTACTTTAGAGATTCATATGGAGTCAGTTAGAAACGGAGCCGAAGTTATAAGAGTTCACGATGTAAAAGAGCATGCACAGGCTTTAGCTGTGCATAAGGCTCTAAACGCTTAG
- a CDS encoding DNA polymerase III subunit delta' translates to MSQVNSHILISTDINKEFEKFKQELQPNRVIGFVEDAFKLEHAKAVVREAYISEEKTKYLILGSKSFGIEAQNSLLKLLEEPPRNIEFIIISPTKSNLLPTVRSRLPVISGEISHESINFDMNLSKLDYGEVFTFLKTNARISKMEAKELVQAIYHRATVIDKLILNESQLNNFDKAYRLLELNSRPQSVLSLLLMGFIHAS, encoded by the coding sequence ATGTCACAAGTTAACTCTCATATATTAATATCTACGGATATTAATAAAGAATTTGAAAAGTTTAAACAAGAACTTCAACCAAATAGAGTAATAGGCTTTGTTGAAGATGCTTTTAAACTTGAACATGCAAAAGCAGTTGTAAGAGAAGCTTATATAAGCGAAGAAAAAACTAAGTATTTAATACTAGGTTCAAAGAGTTTTGGAATTGAAGCTCAAAACTCGCTTTTAAAACTTTTAGAAGAACCGCCTAGAAATATAGAATTTATAATTATCTCACCTACAAAATCAAACCTCTTACCTACTGTTCGTTCACGTTTACCTGTAATAAGTGGTGAGATCTCTCATGAGAGTATAAACTTTGATATGAACTTATCCAAATTAGATTACGGAGAAGTATTTACATTTCTAAAAACAAATGCAAGAATCTCCAAAATGGAAGCAAAAGAGCTTGTACAAGCAATATATCACAGAGCTACGGTAATTGATAAGCTTATATTAAATGAATCGCAGCTAAATAATTTTGATAAGGCTTATAGGTTATTAGAGCTTAATTCAAGACCACAAAGTGTTCTTTCACTTTTATTAATGGGATTTATTCATGCATCTTGA
- a CDS encoding HobA family DNA replication regulator, with amino-acid sequence MEEIADFAQWSLDTIRAEGATFSWLEELRFEWTPATALALEQILNGKTIVLITDEKRKWLQEYILSSINPDRLERPPVPIVSIDSLYPHFNNISGGDMIDIIEDMVNISLKREYFFWYIGAGNNKRSDIAKRKDNSYFWIFDEDYANSFNLKSYDAHLDIKLLQVYRLFDLSLNGAMFGEVDVTS; translated from the coding sequence ATGGAAGAAATCGCAGACTTTGCTCAATGGAGTTTAGATACTATCCGCGCAGAAGGTGCAACTTTTTCGTGGTTAGAAGAGCTTAGATTTGAGTGGACACCTGCTACTGCTTTAGCATTAGAGCAGATCTTAAACGGGAAAACAATAGTTCTTATAACTGATGAAAAAAGAAAGTGGTTACAAGAATATATTTTAAGCTCTATCAATCCGGATAGACTTGAACGTCCGCCTGTACCAATTGTAAGTATAGATTCACTTTATCCTCACTTTAACAATATTAGCGGTGGAGATATGATAGATATCATAGAAGATATGGTAAACATCTCATTAAAAAGGGAGTATTTCTTTTGGTATATAGGAGCTGGAAATAATAAGCGTTCCGATATTGCTAAAAGAAAAGACAATAGCTACTTTTGGATTTTTGATGAAGATTATGCAAACAGTTTTAATCTAAAAAGTTATGACGCACACCTCGATATTAAACTACTTCAAGTTTATCGATTATTTGATCTCTCTTTAAACGGTGCAATGTTTGGAGAGGTAGATGTCACAAGTTAA
- a CDS encoding aspartate kinase — translation MLIVQKFGGTSVGDLDRIQNVANRVAKTKDEGHDVVVVVSAMSGETNKLVGYAEHFSQNPSKPEMDMLLSSGERVTASLLSIALQEMGYKACAMTGRKAGILTDNLHTKARIEEIDPAVMNTSLKEGKIVVVAGFQGVNENGDVTTLGRGGSDLSAVAIAGALEADLCEIYTDVSGIFTTDPRIEPKAKKLEKISYDEMLELASLGAKVLQNRSVELAKKLNVNLVTRTSFSDEEGTLITKEENIMEKPLVSGIALDKNQARISLIGVSDRPGIASDIFTKLAKAEVNVDMIIQNRAHGEITNIDFTVPKGDLLDAKEVVAEFLKEGDLENDVYNENICKVSVVGVGMKSHAGVAAKAFQTMAANNININMISTSEIKISMVIDEKYAELAVRGLHEAYELDK, via the coding sequence ATGTTAATAGTACAAAAATTTGGCGGAACTAGTGTTGGTGACTTAGACAGAATCCAAAACGTAGCCAACCGTGTTGCAAAAACTAAAGATGAGGGTCATGACGTAGTAGTTGTAGTTTCAGCTATGAGTGGTGAGACAAATAAACTTGTAGGTTATGCAGAACATTTCTCACAAAACCCTAGTAAACCGGAAATGGATATGCTTTTAAGTTCAGGTGAGCGTGTAACTGCATCACTACTTTCAATTGCACTTCAAGAGATGGGTTATAAAGCGTGTGCGATGACTGGTAGAAAAGCTGGGATTTTAACAGATAACCTACATACAAAAGCACGTATTGAAGAGATAGATCCTGCTGTAATGAATACAAGTCTTAAAGAAGGAAAAATTGTAGTTGTTGCAGGTTTTCAGGGTGTAAATGAAAACGGTGATGTAACTACACTGGGACGTGGTGGAAGTGATCTTTCAGCCGTAGCAATAGCAGGTGCACTTGAAGCTGATCTTTGTGAAATTTATACCGATGTAAGCGGTATTTTTACAACTGATCCAAGAATTGAACCAAAAGCTAAAAAGCTTGAAAAGATATCTTATGATGAGATGTTGGAACTTGCATCACTTGGTGCAAAAGTTCTTCAAAACCGTTCAGTTGAACTAGCAAAAAAATTAAATGTAAATCTTGTAACAAGAACAAGCTTCTCAGATGAAGAGGGAACTTTAATAACTAAGGAAGAAAATATTATGGAAAAACCATTAGTAAGTGGAATAGCTTTAGATAAAAATCAAGCTCGTATATCTTTAATAGGTGTAAGTGACAGACCAGGTATCGCTTCAGATATATTTACAAAACTAGCTAAGGCTGAAGTAAATGTAGATATGATTATTCAAAACCGTGCACACGGTGAGATAACAAACATTGACTTTACAGTTCCAAAAGGTGATCTTTTAGATGCAAAAGAGGTAGTAGCAGAGTTTTTAAAAGAGGGTGACTTAGAAAATGATGTTTATAATGAAAATATCTGTAAAGTTTCAGTTGTAGGTGTTGGTATGAAATCTCACGCTGGTGTGGCTGCAAAAGCATTTCAAACTATGGCTGCTAACAATATAAACATCAACATGATCTCAACTTCAGAGATTAAAATATCTATGGTTATAGATGAAAAATATGCAGAACTTGCTGTTCGTGGTCTTCACGAAGCATATGAGTTAGATAAGTAA
- a CDS encoding RNA pyrophosphohydrolase, with translation MSKKDLYRPNVAMIVVSNNYPDKKEIFIAQRNDLSDVWQFPQGGIDEGEEVKEALFRELEEEIGTDEVKIIAEYPEWLRYDFPEKIAKNMKPWIGQKQRYFLVKLKKKARIDINTKHPEFSDYKFVGVDDVLGLSASFKKDVYEKVIKYFKDEDYL, from the coding sequence ATGAGTAAAAAAGATTTATATCGTCCCAATGTAGCTATGATAGTTGTATCTAATAACTATCCTGACAAAAAAGAGATTTTTATAGCTCAAAGAAATGACTTGTCTGATGTTTGGCAGTTCCCTCAAGGTGGAATTGATGAAGGTGAAGAGGTAAAAGAAGCACTTTTTCGTGAACTAGAAGAAGAGATCGGAACTGACGAGGTGAAGATCATAGCTGAATATCCTGAGTGGTTAAGATACGATTTCCCTGAAAAGATTGCCAAAAACATGAAGCCATGGATAGGGCAGAAACAAAGATATTTTTTAGTCAAGCTAAAGAAAAAAGCTCGTATCGATATAAATACAAAGCACCCTGAATTTAGCGACTATAAATTCGTAGGTGTTGATGATGTACTTGGTCTTAGTGCATCATTTAAAAAAGATGTATATGAGAAAGTTATTAAATATTTTAAAGATGAGGACTATTTGTAG
- a CDS encoding EAL domain-containing protein has protein sequence MSVSSLHKSLAMQDQKNSLIDKNVFTCILDAKGNIIDISKAFLDFLDYKDKEIRNQKYSFLISKYDNDELINEIKTTLKSGFTFNGEIKSKKKNSEVFWAKIVISPLYDEQRRKVAYMCILNDTTPQKKLQELSITDQLTGFYNRNYFDVYIKKELFRAIKSKQIFSIVLFDIDCLELYNTTYGVMAGDKAIKRVAYALKNNKYVKTNPVFRFRGEEFAIIVTNQNAGYLRALVDSVYESIKILNIEHDSSDVSDVLTISGGAVSIDTVLQNVSSSEVVDIAEYNLEKAKKNGKNQVVFDVENLDNKKKNKSDNSISILPNREVLINDLIKIEKRSMIILLRLNHINLLKTVYGINGVSEIVASKVDELQSILLDRDATLYSLNLQEFAIVVTNEKLFDKYLSLIRYSVLEDTMIISSSFDESDAPIVTFTAGIAYGIKNILHNADVVLQEALLRKVSFLEYIDTLDAVSKEVDSINRMKVYKKALIDGSIEPYFQPIVDSETGGIIKYEALARIISDDEVISPYYFLESSREDKSFEAFSRQMMQKVFNIYSKNNINVTINVTYENLVSKDMIKYIKNRLDKYGGSGVTFEILESEEIKDYKVVEEFILMVKEYGCNISIDDFGSGYSNFTNVLLLNIDYIKLDGSLIEKLNTDENVLNVVKSILNFAKGAKMKTIAEFVSTKDIADKVKELGIDFSQGYYYSEPKSPAELGLLYDQI, from the coding sequence ATGTCTGTAAGTAGTTTACATAAAAGTCTTGCTATGCAGGACCAAAAAAATTCTCTTATTGATAAGAATGTGTTTACTTGTATATTAGACGCAAAGGGAAATATAATTGATATTTCAAAAGCTTTTTTGGATTTTTTAGACTATAAAGATAAAGAGATAAGAAATCAAAAATATAGTTTTTTAATAAGTAAATATGATAATGATGAGCTTATTAATGAAATAAAAACTACACTAAAAAGCGGTTTTACTTTTAATGGGGAAATAAAAAGTAAAAAGAAAAATAGCGAAGTTTTTTGGGCAAAAATAGTTATTAGCCCTCTTTATGATGAGCAAAGAAGAAAAGTTGCTTATATGTGTATTTTAAATGACACTACACCGCAGAAGAAGCTTCAAGAGTTGTCTATTACAGATCAGCTAACAGGATTTTATAACAGAAATTATTTTGACGTATATATCAAAAAAGAGTTGTTTCGTGCGATAAAATCAAAACAGATTTTTTCTATAGTTTTATTTGATATTGACTGCTTAGAACTATATAACACTACATATGGTGTTATGGCAGGTGATAAAGCTATAAAAAGAGTTGCTTATGCTTTAAAAAACAACAAGTACGTTAAGACAAACCCTGTTTTTAGGTTTAGGGGTGAAGAGTTTGCAATAATAGTGACAAATCAAAATGCAGGTTATCTAAGGGCACTTGTAGATAGCGTTTATGAGTCTATAAAAATATTAAACATAGAACACGATTCTAGTGACGTGTCTGATGTTTTAACTATATCTGGTGGTGCTGTAAGCATAGATACAGTGCTTCAAAATGTTAGCTCTTCAGAGGTAGTAGATATAGCAGAATACAACCTTGAAAAAGCTAAGAAAAATGGAAAAAATCAAGTTGTTTTTGATGTAGAGAATTTAGACAACAAAAAGAAAAACAAGTCTGATAATTCGATATCTATACTTCCAAACCGTGAGGTGTTGATCAACGATCTTATAAAAATTGAAAAACGTTCTATGATCATACTTCTTAGATTAAATCATATAAATTTATTAAAAACCGTATATGGAATTAACGGAGTAAGTGAGATAGTAGCATCAAAAGTGGACGAACTTCAAAGTATTTTGCTTGATCGTGATGCCACTCTTTATAGTCTGAATCTTCAAGAATTCGCAATAGTAGTTACAAATGAGAAGCTTTTTGATAAGTATCTTTCTTTAATTAGATATTCTGTTTTAGAAGATACGATGATTATATCATCTTCATTTGATGAGAGCGATGCGCCTATAGTTACTTTTACTGCAGGCATTGCGTATGGTATAAAAAATATTTTACATAATGCAGATGTAGTTTTACAAGAAGCACTTCTTAGAAAAGTAAGCTTTTTAGAATATATAGATACTCTTGATGCCGTATCTAAAGAGGTAGATTCTATAAATAGAATGAAGGTTTATAAAAAAGCTTTAATAGACGGTTCTATAGAGCCTTATTTTCAACCAATAGTAGATAGTGAAACTGGTGGAATCATAAAGTATGAAGCGCTGGCTAGAATTATAAGTGATGATGAGGTTATATCTCCGTACTATTTTTTAGAATCATCTCGTGAAGATAAATCTTTTGAAGCATTCTCCCGTCAGATGATGCAAAAAGTGTTTAACATTTATTCTAAAAATAATATAAATGTTACTATAAATGTAACCTATGAAAACCTGGTATCTAAAGATATGATAAAGTATATAAAAAACAGACTTGACAAATACGGCGGAAGCGGTGTAACTTTTGAAATATTAGAGTCTGAAGAGATTAAAGACTATAAAGTTGTAGAAGAGTTTATTTTAATGGTAAAAGAATATGGATGTAATATATCTATTGATGACTTTGGCTCCGGATATTCGAACTTTACAAATGTACTTTTATTAAATATAGACTATATAAAGCTTGATGGTTCTTTGATAGAAAAACTAAATACAGATGAAAATGTTTTGAATGTCGTAAAATCAATTCTTAATTTTGCAAAAGGTGCAAAAATGAAAACGATAGCGGAATTTGTAAGTACAAAAGATATAGCAGACAAAGTTAAAGAACTTGGTATAGATTTTTCTCAAGGTTACTATTATTCTGAGCCAAAAAGTCCGGCAGAACTTGGTTTATTATATGACCAAATATAG